A genomic stretch from Bacillus sp. E(2018) includes:
- a CDS encoding ABC-2 family transporter protein → MVYWILLQKSFMRNMQYKVAHLINNAASAIFGFVFIAIWVGVLQGKENDSPYTALDMTFYIAAVQCILWLSGFLTAGLNIHNGIRNGAISLELARPTNFFLYVTSQEAGRLVYNLFFRSLPIGLVFSFTVGFYIPQHILTYFFLCISILFAMIISINLFYLVGISACWTTEIDWAHFVNFTLLVGLGGQLVPIDLLPAPLSSITPYLPFAGAIYYPVMIFLEKISSEVILIQLVWVVVLTCFNLWLTEKARHKLEIQGG, encoded by the coding sequence ATGGTTTATTGGATTCTTTTACAAAAGAGCTTTATGCGTAACATGCAATACAAGGTGGCGCATCTGATCAATAATGCAGCGAGTGCAATCTTCGGATTTGTTTTCATTGCCATATGGGTCGGTGTACTGCAAGGAAAAGAGAATGACAGTCCCTACACTGCCCTAGATATGACCTTTTACATTGCGGCTGTCCAATGCATCCTCTGGTTATCCGGTTTCTTAACGGCAGGACTCAATATACATAACGGGATAAGAAATGGTGCAATTTCTTTAGAACTCGCAAGACCAACAAATTTTTTTCTCTATGTTACCTCTCAAGAAGCTGGAAGATTAGTGTATAACTTGTTCTTTCGATCTCTTCCTATTGGGCTTGTTTTTTCCTTTACGGTAGGCTTTTATATTCCTCAACACATACTGACTTATTTTTTCTTATGTATTTCTATTCTTTTTGCCATGATCATTTCTATTAACCTGTTCTACCTAGTAGGAATCAGTGCATGCTGGACGACTGAGATCGATTGGGCACATTTTGTAAACTTTACCTTATTGGTTGGACTTGGAGGACAACTTGTACCTATCGATTTACTTCCAGCTCCCCTATCTTCTATCACACCCTATTTACCTTTTGCAGGAGCCATCTATTACCCTGTCATGATTTTCCTTGAGAAGATTTCAAGTGAAGTTATTCTTATCCAGTTGGTTTGGGTCGTGGTCTTAACATGCTTTAACCTATGGCTAACTGAGAAGGCACGCCATAAGTTAGAAATTCAAGGAGGATAA
- a CDS encoding ABC-2 family transporter protein translates to MNLYLKLLSGSLRSRMQYKMNFLVSSLSYGLIMAVDFVLLAAILQRFDDVKGWNLYEVGLLYGISSVAITLYRVFCVEVHNFERYMVEGEFDSLLIRPVSPLSLLLTKNIDLSRIGGTIQGILILVISIIGLKLNNVELFLLLIYLPVTIISGVLICFSLGLITATIAFWTQRIKDFQTFTLYAPFNAANYPMNIYPGWLKIIFFTVIPVGFMNYTPVLFLLNKGGDLWNLALPPLVSIVFLFIALRFWMFGIRHYHSTGS, encoded by the coding sequence ATGAACCTTTATCTGAAACTATTATCAGGAAGTTTGCGTTCACGTATGCAGTATAAGATGAACTTTCTCGTATCCTCCTTATCATACGGTTTGATCATGGCGGTGGACTTTGTGCTGCTCGCAGCCATTCTGCAGCGTTTTGACGATGTAAAAGGCTGGAATCTTTATGAAGTGGGGCTTCTCTATGGAATCTCATCTGTTGCCATTACTCTGTACAGAGTATTCTGTGTAGAGGTACATAATTTTGAACGTTATATGGTCGAAGGTGAATTCGATAGTCTTCTAATTCGACCTGTCTCTCCGTTATCATTGCTTTTGACTAAAAACATAGACCTATCCCGAATAGGAGGAACGATACAAGGTATCCTGATCCTTGTTATTTCTATTATCGGTTTAAAACTTAATAACGTTGAATTATTTCTTTTGTTAATTTATTTACCTGTAACTATCATTTCTGGAGTACTTATTTGTTTTTCTCTAGGGTTGATCACAGCTACCATTGCCTTTTGGACACAGAGGATCAAAGATTTCCAAACCTTTACTCTATATGCTCCTTTTAATGCAGCAAACTATCCGATGAACATCTATCCCGGCTGGCTCAAAATCATTTTTTTCACAGTCATCCCAGTAGGATTCATGAACTATACACCTGTTCTGTTTTTATTAAATAAAGGTGGTGACCTTTGGAACCTAGCATTACCACCACTCGTTTCAATCGTTTTTCTTTTCATAGCGTTACGATTCTGGATGTTTGGAATCCGCCATTACCATAGTACAGGAAGTTGA
- a CDS encoding ATP-binding cassette domain-containing protein — protein MIQAQQLNKHFKIYETKKGFIGSFSSLLSTKHRVVRAVNDISFSIEEGEFVGYIGPNGAGKSTTIKMLSGILHPTSGEITVGGLSPQKKRKEVAKKIGIVFGQRTQLWWDLPLRDSFDILKEMYKVPDEKYRQFLRLYDDMLQIGKFMDTPVRKLSLGQRMRGDLAAAMIHDPDILFLDEPTIGLDVNAKTSIRAFLKELNENEKKTILLTTHDMDDIERLCSRVIVINHGQMVLDGTLEDLRKNIGLPSVMEIQYRIKPNTTDIQLEGIERMTWEDEKLIIDYDRSLLSSPLLLQKVTQWGEPIDIQMKEPDIEQVIQKIY, from the coding sequence ATGATTCAAGCTCAGCAATTAAATAAACACTTTAAAATCTATGAAACAAAGAAAGGATTTATCGGGTCGTTTAGTTCTCTTCTTTCTACAAAGCATCGTGTGGTAAGAGCTGTAAATGATATTTCTTTTTCTATTGAAGAGGGTGAATTCGTAGGTTATATCGGGCCGAATGGAGCTGGAAAATCCACTACGATTAAAATGTTATCAGGCATTCTTCATCCGACTAGCGGTGAAATCACAGTGGGAGGATTAAGCCCGCAGAAAAAAAGAAAAGAAGTAGCCAAAAAGATCGGGATTGTATTCGGACAACGTACACAACTATGGTGGGATCTCCCGTTACGTGATTCTTTTGATATTTTAAAAGAAATGTATAAAGTACCTGACGAAAAATATCGCCAGTTTTTGAGGTTGTATGATGATATGCTTCAGATTGGAAAGTTTATGGACACGCCTGTTCGAAAACTATCTCTAGGGCAACGGATGCGCGGAGACCTTGCTGCAGCCATGATTCATGATCCTGACATCCTTTTCTTAGATGAACCTACGATCGGATTAGATGTTAATGCAAAAACAAGTATACGAGCCTTTTTAAAAGAATTGAACGAAAACGAGAAGAAGACCATCCTGTTAACCACACATGATATGGATGATATTGAACGGTTATGCAGCCGCGTGATCGTAATCAATCACGGACAAATGGTTTTAGATGGAACGCTGGAAGATTTACGAAAGAATATTGGATTGCCAAGCGTTATGGAAATTCAGTATCGTATAAAACCAAACACGACTGACATTCAATTAGAAGGAATTGAAAGAATGACATGGGAAGACGAAAAGTTAATTATCGATTATGATCGCTCTCTTCTATCTTCACCTCTATTACTTCAAAAAGTCACACAATGGGGAGAACCGATCGATATTCAGATGAAAGAACCAGATATTGAACAAGTTATTCAAAAGATATACTAA
- a CDS encoding patatin family protein: protein MENSGLILEGGGMRGVYTAGVLDVFMENDLYFPYVIGASAGACNAVSYLSRQHGRNRTVNLEYSSHPEYISYKNWLFKKKGLFGMDFIFDELPNRLVPFDYAAFKQSKERFVVVVTDVRTGQPVYLNKEDYEEMEISNVLRASSSIPFIAPVVELAGGQMMDGGIADPIPVHKALKDGVQKGVVILTQNEGYRKKKPKMTWVTKKFYPEYTGLDESLRGRYIKYNETLDFIEKEEKSGNLFVLRPMEKMIVKRIERDPKRLGVLYEQGRVDALNQLDNLRSWLSN from the coding sequence TTGGAGAACTCTGGACTTATTCTTGAAGGTGGCGGAATGCGCGGTGTTTATACAGCAGGAGTACTCGATGTTTTTATGGAAAACGACCTTTATTTTCCGTATGTGATCGGTGCATCAGCTGGTGCTTGTAATGCTGTTTCCTATCTATCACGTCAGCACGGAAGAAATCGCACGGTGAATCTAGAATATAGCTCACATCCCGAATATATTTCATATAAGAATTGGTTGTTTAAGAAGAAGGGGTTGTTCGGTATGGACTTCATATTTGATGAACTTCCGAACCGCCTAGTTCCCTTCGATTATGCTGCATTTAAACAATCGAAAGAAAGATTTGTAGTCGTTGTAACAGACGTAAGAACAGGCCAACCCGTTTATTTGAACAAAGAAGATTACGAAGAGATGGAGATCTCAAATGTTCTACGTGCATCATCATCCATTCCTTTCATCGCACCAGTAGTCGAGCTTGCAGGAGGTCAGATGATGGATGGCGGGATTGCGGATCCTATACCGGTTCATAAAGCTTTGAAAGATGGCGTTCAAAAAGGAGTCGTAATCCTGACTCAGAACGAGGGATATCGCAAGAAAAAGCCTAAAATGACGTGGGTAACAAAAAAATTCTATCCTGAATACACAGGTCTCGATGAAAGTTTACGTGGACGCTACATCAAATATAATGAGACGCTTGATTTTATAGAAAAAGAAGAGAAGAGTGGAAACTTATTTGTCCTTCGTCCCATGGAGAAGATGATAGTAAAAAGAATTGAACGCGATCCTAAACGACTCGGAGTTTTGTATGAACAAGGAAGAGTAGATGCACTAAACCAATTGGATAACTTAAGAAGTTGGTTATCGAATTAA